The sequence CCCGCTTCGTCTGCGGCGACGAGGCGCTGGGCCGCGACTTCGAGGCGCTGGCCGACGCGAAGCGCTACCCGGCGGGCGGGCTGACCCGCGAGCAGGTGGTGGAGATCCGGCGGATCAAGGCCCGGGTGGAGACCGAGCGGCTGCCCCGCGGCGCGGACCCGAACACGCACACCAAGCTGGGCCGCGGCGGTCTGGCCGACGTCGAGTGGGCGGTGCAGCTGCTGCAGTTGCGGCACGCGCACGAGCTGCCCGACCTGCGCCGTACCCGCACCCTGGAGGCGCTGACCGCGGAGCGCGAGGGCGGCCTGATCGAGCCGGCCGACGCGGAGGCGATGGCGGCCGGCTGGACCCTGGCGGCGCAGGTGCGCAACGCGCTCACCCTGGTCCGCGGCCGGCCCACCGATCAGCTGCCGCAGCACGGCGTGGAGCTGGCCGGCACGGTGCTGCTGCTCGGCGGCGGTGACCCGGGCGAGTTCGTGGACCGGTACCTGCGGATCACCCGCCGGTCGCGGGCGGCCATGCAGCGGGTGATGGAGGGGTAGCGCGGCTGTTCCGGCCGGCCGCGGCGGCTGCCACCCGGCGCTGCGGCGGCGACTCCACCGGCCGGCTTCGCGCGCCGCCGCGGTGGTTCTCCGCCCCCGCCGGCTGCCTGTTCAGCCGGCGGCGGCGATCACCCGGGTCAGTGAGCTGTGCAGACCCTGCAGGTCCTCGATCGGCATGCCGAGCCGGGCGACCACGGCCGGCGGGATCTTCTCCGCCTCGGCGCGCAGCGCCCGGCCGGCGTCGGTCAGGGTGATCGCCAGGCTGCGCTCGTCGGCCGGGTCCCGCTCGCGGCGCAGGTAGCCGATCGCCTCCAGCCGCTTGAGCAGCGGCGACAGCGTGCCCGGGTCGAGCTGCAGCAGCTCACTGAGCCGGCGCACGGACAGCGGCGAGTCGCCCCAGAGAGCGAGCATCACGAGGTACTGCGGGTGGGTCAGGCCCATCGGCTCGAGCAGTGGACGGTAGATCGCCACCACGCTGCGGGCGGCGACGGACAGGGCGAAGCAGACCTGCCGCTCCAGCGCCAGCGGATCATCACTCACTTGCGGTTCTCCTCAAGTCCCGGGTTACTCTACCAATAGTTGGGGCACCAACTGTTGGTGTACAAATAGGCATGGTGCACCGATAGGCTGATCAGCCCGTCGAACGGAGGAGAGCGTCGTGTCGGAGAGTCAGGGTCGGTTCTCACGCTGGTTCCACGAGACCTTCGACGACATGTGGTTCCGCTCGATGATCGGGCCGGCGCAGACCAGGGGAGCCGTGCAGGGCTGCGACGAGTACGCCCGCGAGCAGTGGAAACGCGACCTGGAGCGGCGTAAGCAGTTCACCCGCGAGCAGCGCGAGCGCAAGCGCGCCGAGCGGGCCGGGCGCAAGGCCTAGCCCGGTTCGGCGAACCGGCCGGGCGCCGGGTGCTCCCGGCTGCCGGGTGTGGGCTTCTCCCGGACCCTGCCCGCAGCGCCGCAGCCGGGGCCGGCTGACGAGACCGGCCTAGCTCGACAGCGTGTAACGGCCCGGCCGTGGGGCCCGGAGGATCGTCCAGTCGCCGTCGCGGACGACACGCGCGCCGCCGGAGGCGGTCAGCCAGCGGTACCAGCGGACCCTCAGCCGCACGTCACCGGCCGCCGGGGTGTCCAGGGTGATCGCCGCGGCGGTCTGCCGGACCAGCGTCGCCGGGGCGGCGACGATCGGGTGCGGGTCGGCGACGGCGTACAGCCGCCAGTGCGCGCCGGACCAGACCAGCCTCAGGTACGGCAGCCCGGCCGTGACCAGCCGCGCCTCGCTGCGCCCCGGCCAGGACAGCTCGACGTCCGGGACGGCGACGAACTGCACCGCCTGCTCGGCCAGCCAGGCCCGGTAACTCTCCGCGGTGAGGGGCACGCCGGTGCCGGCCGCGCCCGGGACGGTGGTGAAGAACAACGGGTTGCGGTCGATGTCGGCCTGCCGCAGCCAGCCGCGCGCCAGCGGGACGTCACCGAGCCGCGCCGCCTCCCAGTAGTCGCGGGTCGGCGGGATCTCCACCCGCCCGGTCAGCGTCTCGCGGGCCAGCCGCTCGGCCAGCGGCCGGAAATACTCCGGCTCGGCGGCCGGGTTGCCGATGTCCCGCAGGTCGCCGGAGGCCACCGGCGGCTGCCACCAGGCCACCAGGGCCAGCACCGCGACGGTCGCGGCCGCCGGGACGCCGCCGGGCGCCCGGGTGAGCAGGCGCGGCCTCAGGTACGCCGCCAGCACCGGCAGCGCGAACATCACCGCCAGCCGGGTGGCGTTCAGCCCGACCGGGGTGTGCACCACAGCCGCCGCCAGGACTCCGGCGGACGACAGCAGGGCGCCGACGCGTACCGGCGGCACGGGCACGAGCGCGGCCACGACCAGGCCGGTCACCACCGCGTGCAGGGTGTCCGCGCGGCTGATGTTCATCCACCCGCCGTCGCCGAAGAGCAGCGCGTTCAGTCCGATCAGCACCGCTGCCGGCACCGCGATCAGCAGCCCCCGCACGGCACCCCCCGGCTGGCGTTGCTCCGGCTGGCGCCGATGCGTGGTGCCGGCCCCGCTGCCGGTGGTGAGGCGGTCGTCGGTGCCGGCGCGATGGGTGGTGTGGGCCCCGCTGTCGGTGCTGGCGCGGCCCCCGATGCCGGTGCGGCCGGCGGTGAGGAGCAGGGCGGTGCCGGCCAGGCCGAGGAACAGGCCGGCGACCGGACTCGTCGCGGCGGCCAGGGCGGACAGCAGCGCGGCGGCGACCGCCGCCGCGCGCCGGGGGAGGTAGGTCAGCGCGAGCAGGGCGGCGAGCCCGAAGGCGACCCCGAGACCGTACGTCACCCGTCCGCTCACCACGTTCCCGGCGAGTCCCGCCACGCCGAGCAGCGCCGCCGCCCACGGCCGCACCGCACCGGTGCGCCGGAACAGGGCGGCCAGCAGCACCGATCCGGCGACCATCGCGGCCACCCCGGTGACCCGCACCCCGAGCAGCGCCATCACCGGCTGCGACACCAGGCTGTACCCGAGCTGGTCGACCCCCGCGTACCACCTCAGGTCGATCGGGGTCCACCCGTGCGCGGCGAAGAAGCCCGCCCGGCCCTCCTGGGCGGCCAGGTCGGAGCCCATCCGGGGCGCCGCCAGGTACGCCCCGCCGAGGATCGCCGCCACCAGCGCGACGGCCCCTTCCCGCCGGTGCCGAGCCCACATCCCGCCGACAGTACCGGGTGCCCCGTACGTTGCAGCGCGTCACGGTAGGGTCGTCGCCATGCCCCGTCCGCTCCTCGTCCGCTGCACGGGGCTCGCAGGTAGCGCCCTGTTGGCGGGCGCCGCCTTCCTGGGTGGCGCCCGCCGGCCGTGGGAACCGACTGTGACTCCGCGCACCATCTTCGCCGGCCAGAACGGGCTGCTGCTGCCGCTGCTGTGGCTGTCCGGCACCGCGCTGCTGATCGGCGCCTGGTGGGCCGGGCGGCGGGTGGTCCCGTCGGCGCGGTGGGCTTGCGCGACCGCCGCGCTGTGGGCGGTGCCGCTGCTCGCGTTCCTGCCGCTGGGCAGCTACGACGTCTACTCGTACGCATGTCAGGGCTGGCAGCAGGCGGCCGGGCTGGATCCGTACGCCGGCGGGGTGGATCGTCTGGGGTGTCCGTGGGCCGACGCGGTCGCGCCCACCTGGCGCTCGGCTCCCGCGCCGTACGGTCCGGTGTTCCTGGTCCTCGCCGCGGCGGCGGCGAAACTGGGCGGATCGCTCACCGCGACCGTCGCCCTGCTGCGCCTGATCGCGGTGCTCGGCGTGGCCGCGATCGGCGCCTGCCTGCCGCCGCTGGCCCGCCGGGCCGGGGTGCCGGTGGAACGCGCGCTGTGGCTGGTCCTGGCCTGCCCGCTGGTGCTGATCCACCTGGTCTCCGGCGCGCACAACGACGCGGTGATGGTGGCGCTGCTGGCTGGCGGCCTGGCGGTGGCCGCGACCGGGCGCGGCTGGCCGGCCGGCGTGCTGTTCGGGCTGGCGATCGGGGTGAAGGCGACCGCGGTCGTCGTGCTGCCGTTCGCTATCCTCCTGATCCCGCGGCCGTGGTGGCGGGCCGCGCTGGAGCTGGCCGCCGCGGCGGTGGGCGCGCTGGCCGTGGTGTCGGCCGGGTCCGGGCTGGGCCTGGGCTGGGTGACCGGGCTGGCCGGCAGCGGCGTCTCGGTGCAGTGGACCGCGCCGCCGACCGCGGTCGGGATGGCCCTCGAACTGGTCGGCGTGCCGCACGCCGTCGCGGTGACCCGGGTGCTCGGCATGATCGCCCTGGCCGGGGTGCTGCTGTGGCTGCTGCGCCGCGCCTGGCGCGGCGGTGACGCG is a genomic window of Actinoplanes teichomyceticus ATCC 31121 containing:
- the mptB gene encoding polyprenol phosphomannose-dependent alpha 1,6 mannosyltransferase MptB; protein product: MPRPLLVRCTGLAGSALLAGAAFLGGARRPWEPTVTPRTIFAGQNGLLLPLLWLSGTALLIGAWWAGRRVVPSARWACATAALWAVPLLAFLPLGSYDVYSYACQGWQQAAGLDPYAGGVDRLGCPWADAVAPTWRSAPAPYGPVFLVLAAAAAKLGGSLTATVALLRLIAVLGVAAIGACLPPLARRAGVPVERALWLVLACPLVLIHLVSGAHNDAVMVALLAGGLAVAATGRGWPAGVLFGLAIGVKATAVVVLPFAILLIPRPWWRAALELAAAAVGALAVVSAGSGLGLGWVTGLAGSGVSVQWTAPPTAVGMALELVGVPHAVAVTRVLGMIALAGVLLWLLRRAWRGGDAVLHAGLALAATVLLAPVFHPWYAIWPLAVLAATLRPDTRWLAAPCAVAAALCLPDGYNLALATKAQGAVGMTVLAGFLAWKVLHEANRDPDHLGAGGSGAGPRRRVP
- a CDS encoding MarR family winged helix-turn-helix transcriptional regulator, with product MSDDPLALERQVCFALSVAARSVVAIYRPLLEPMGLTHPQYLVMLALWGDSPLSVRRLSELLQLDPGTLSPLLKRLEAIGYLRRERDPADERSLAITLTDAGRALRAEAEKIPPAVVARLGMPIEDLQGLHSSLTRVIAAAG